In one Nostoc sp. KVJ3 genomic region, the following are encoded:
- the tuf gene encoding elongation factor Tu, translated as MARAKFERNKPHLNIGTIGHVDHGKTTLTAAITMTLAALGQATAKGYDQIDNAPEEKARGITINTAHVEYETENRHYAHVDCPGHADYVKNMITGAAQMDGGILVVAATDGPMPQTREHILLAKQVGVPSLVVFLNKEDLMDDPELLELVELELRELLSSYDFPGDDIPIVKGSGLQALEAMTKNPKTKKGENPWVDKIYELMDAVDSFIPTPERDVDKPFLMAVEDVFTITGRGTVATGRIERGKVKVGDTVELIGLKDTRTTAVTGIEMFKKSLEEGLAGDNAGVLLRGLKKEDIERGMVIAKPGSITPHTQFEGEVYVLTEKEGGRKTPFFAGYRPQFYVRTTDVTGTIKAYTSDEGKEVEMVMPGDRIKMTVELINAIAIEQGMRFAIREGGRTIGAGVVSKIIK; from the coding sequence ATGGCACGCGCAAAGTTTGAAAGGAATAAACCCCACCTCAATATCGGTACCATTGGCCACGTTGACCACGGTAAAACCACGTTAACAGCAGCCATCACTATGACCTTGGCAGCTCTTGGTCAAGCTACAGCTAAAGGCTACGACCAAATCGATAACGCGCCAGAAGAAAAAGCACGGGGTATTACCATCAATACCGCTCACGTTGAGTATGAAACCGAAAATCGGCACTATGCTCACGTAGACTGTCCAGGCCACGCTGACTATGTGAAGAACATGATCACCGGCGCTGCTCAGATGGATGGAGGTATCCTCGTAGTGGCTGCAACTGATGGCCCTATGCCCCAAACTCGCGAACACATTCTGTTAGCAAAACAGGTGGGCGTTCCCAGTCTGGTTGTATTCTTGAACAAAGAAGACTTGATGGATGACCCAGAACTCTTGGAACTAGTAGAACTAGAACTGAGAGAACTGTTAAGTAGCTATGACTTCCCTGGCGATGATATCCCCATTGTCAAAGGTTCTGGTCTACAAGCTCTCGAAGCAATGACCAAGAATCCTAAGACCAAAAAAGGTGAAAATCCTTGGGTAGATAAAATTTACGAATTGATGGATGCTGTGGATTCCTTTATCCCCACTCCTGAGCGGGATGTTGATAAGCCCTTCTTGATGGCAGTAGAAGACGTGTTCACCATCACAGGTCGGGGTACTGTGGCTACTGGACGGATTGAACGCGGTAAAGTTAAGGTTGGCGATACTGTCGAGCTAATTGGTCTGAAAGACACTCGGACTACCGCCGTCACCGGAATTGAAATGTTCAAGAAGAGCCTCGAAGAAGGTCTGGCTGGAGATAACGCCGGCGTACTACTGCGTGGTCTTAAAAAAGAAGACATCGAGCGCGGTATGGTAATAGCCAAACCAGGTTCAATTACACCTCACACCCAATTTGAAGGTGAAGTGTACGTCCTAACAGAAAAAGAAGGTGGTCGTAAGACTCCATTTTTCGCCGGCTACCGCCCCCAGTTCTATGTACGGACAACCGATGTAACTGGTACTATCAAAGCCTATACCTCCGATGAAGGCAAAGAAGTAGAAATGGTGATGCCAGGCGATCGCATTAAGATGACAGTAGAATTGATCAACGCGATCGCTATTGAACAAGGAATGCGCTTCGCTATCCGCGAAGGTGGACGTACCATCGGTGCTGGTGTCGTCTCGAAAATTATCAAATAG
- the rpsJ gene encoding 30S ribosomal protein S10, producing MATLQQQKIRIRLQAFDRRLLDTSCEKIVDTANRTNATAIGPIPLPTKRRIYCVLRSPHVDKDSREHFETRTHRRIIDIYQPSSKTIDALMKLDLPSGVDIEVKL from the coding sequence ATGGCAACTCTACAGCAGCAGAAAATTAGAATTCGCTTACAAGCCTTTGACAGGCGCTTATTAGATACATCTTGCGAGAAGATTGTAGACACAGCTAACCGCACCAACGCTACAGCTATAGGCCCAATTCCTTTACCCACAAAACGCCGGATCTATTGTGTGCTGCGATCGCCTCACGTAGATAAAGATTCACGGGAACACTTTGAAACCCGTACTCATCGCCGGATTATTGACATTTACCAGCCTTCTTCTAAGACTATAGATGCCTTGATGAAATTGGATCTACCATCGGGTGTAGATATTGAAGTCAAGCTTTAA
- a CDS encoding LON peptidase substrate-binding domain-containing protein yields MTSSSKIAVRELPLFPLPEVVLFPTRPLPLHIFEFRYRIMMNTILESDRRFGVLMFDPVKGTIANTGCCAEIVHHQRLPDDRIKMLTLGQQRFRVLEYVREKPYRVGLVEWIEDQAPTKDLHPLSTEVEQLLRDVVRLSGKLTEQNIELPEDLPDLPTELSYWVASNLYGVAAEQQLLLEMQDTATRLEREAEILTSTRNHLAARSVLKDTFNEK; encoded by the coding sequence ATGACATCATCTTCTAAAATTGCAGTTCGTGAACTACCTCTGTTCCCGTTACCCGAAGTAGTTCTGTTTCCTACTAGACCATTGCCTCTACACATCTTTGAATTTCGCTACCGAATCATGATGAACACGATTTTGGAGAGCGATCGCAGATTCGGTGTTTTGATGTTCGATCCAGTCAAAGGTACAATTGCAAACACTGGCTGCTGTGCGGAAATCGTTCATCACCAAAGGCTGCCAGACGATCGGATCAAGATGTTGACTTTGGGGCAGCAAAGATTTCGTGTATTAGAGTATGTTCGTGAAAAGCCATATCGTGTTGGCTTAGTTGAGTGGATTGAAGACCAAGCACCAACTAAAGATTTGCATCCTTTATCAACTGAGGTAGAACAACTACTACGAGATGTTGTACGCCTATCAGGTAAATTAACCGAACAAAATATCGAACTGCCAGAAGATTTGCCCGATCTACCAACAGAACTATCTTATTGGGTGGCTAGTAATCTTTATGGTGTGGCCGCAGAGCAACAGTTATTGCTAGAAATGCAAGATACTGCAACTCGTCTAGAGCGAGAAGCAGAAATTTTAACTTCTACTCGTAATCACTTAGCTGCTCGATCTGTTCTCAAAGATACGTTTAATGAAAAGTGA
- the pheA gene encoding prephenate dehydratase, whose translation MTLSIAHLGPPGTYTEQASVLYLNWLTKSTGVEATLSPYPTIPQSLRAVADGKDHLAVVPVENSIEGSVTTTLDTLWQLDSLQIQLALVLPIVHTLISCASSLDKIKTVYSHPQALAQCQGWLERFLPTVQIIISNSTTEALQRLEQETTTAAIASSRAAQLYNLPILATGINDYPENCTRFWVVSQGDAIASFETSKVTTSHTSLAFSMPANTPGALVKPLQIFAQRGINLSRIESRPTKRSLGEYLFFMDLEADVNEAQMQSALAELTIHTEILKILGAYNVLPIDAFS comes from the coding sequence ATGACTCTATCGATCGCACATTTAGGGCCTCCCGGCACTTACACAGAACAAGCATCTGTTCTTTATCTCAACTGGTTGACTAAAAGTACGGGAGTTGAAGCTACGTTATCTCCCTATCCCACCATCCCGCAATCACTGCGTGCCGTTGCTGATGGTAAAGATCACCTAGCTGTTGTGCCAGTAGAAAATTCTATTGAAGGGAGTGTTACCACAACACTGGATACACTGTGGCAGCTAGACAGTTTGCAAATTCAGTTAGCTTTAGTATTACCGATTGTTCATACCTTAATTTCTTGTGCGTCTAGCTTAGATAAAATTAAAACTGTTTATTCTCACCCGCAAGCTTTGGCACAATGTCAGGGATGGTTAGAGCGGTTTCTCCCAACTGTACAGATTATTATCAGCAATTCTACAACCGAGGCACTACAGCGATTAGAGCAAGAGACAACAACAGCAGCGATCGCTTCTAGTAGAGCCGCTCAACTCTACAACCTACCCATACTTGCCACTGGTATTAATGACTATCCAGAAAACTGTACTCGTTTTTGGGTAGTAAGTCAGGGTGACGCGATCGCTTCATTCGAGACATCAAAAGTTACTACCAGTCACACATCGCTGGCTTTTAGTATGCCAGCCAACACACCCGGAGCATTAGTCAAACCTTTGCAAATCTTTGCTCAACGAGGAATTAACCTCAGCCGAATCGAATCTCGTCCGACGAAGCGATCGCTAGGCGAATATTTGTTTTTCATGGATTTAGAAGCAGATGTCAATGAAGCACAAATGCAATCTGCTTTAGCAGAATTAACTATCCACACAGAGATTTTAAAAATTCTTGGCGCTTACAATGTTTTGCCGATCGACGCTTTTTCCTGA
- a CDS encoding DUF1997 domain-containing protein, which translates to MATRFTASQSVEIAVPEQPIPIQHYLRQPQRLVRALADNSRIQQLSEEVFRLKMRPLTFMSLSIQPTVDMRVWAESNGIIYLRSLRCEILGFEYINQRFTLNLKGHLSPKEFSTGTRLEGRADLEVLVDLPPPFSFTPKPILEATGNGLLKSVLLSVKQRLLNQLLADYRYWVISQTKDRGLDSDSTELPILNAE; encoded by the coding sequence ATGGCTACCCGGTTTACTGCCTCCCAATCGGTTGAAATCGCTGTTCCAGAGCAGCCTATTCCGATCCAGCACTACTTACGTCAGCCTCAACGTCTAGTTAGGGCTTTGGCTGACAACAGCCGGATTCAGCAGCTTTCTGAGGAAGTATTTCGCTTGAAAATGCGTCCGCTCACTTTTATGTCATTGAGTATTCAACCGACTGTAGATATGAGAGTTTGGGCCGAATCAAATGGAATAATTTATTTGCGATCGCTACGCTGTGAAATTCTGGGTTTCGAGTATATTAACCAGCGCTTTACTCTAAATTTAAAAGGGCATTTGTCTCCCAAAGAATTTAGTACTGGCACTCGCCTGGAAGGAAGGGCTGATTTAGAAGTGCTGGTAGATTTACCACCGCCATTTTCCTTTACTCCTAAGCCGATTTTAGAAGCTACTGGTAATGGTTTGCTCAAAAGCGTGTTGTTGTCGGTTAAGCAACGGTTATTAAATCAACTTTTGGCGGATTATCGCTATTGGGTAATATCACAAACTAAAGATAGAGGACTTGACAGTGACAGTACTGAATTGCCAATCCTGAATGCTGAGTAA
- a CDS encoding ribonuclease HII, whose amino-acid sequence MVETSPTPLEQSNWLEFSTLSGIPGLVAGVDEVGRGALFGPVVAAAVILPDRALPILMAAKIKDSKKLSSSRRTQLAQQICGLAIDWKIGFASTAEIDKINILQATLLAMKRAVLKLKVQPVLCLVDGNQSIKDLLLPQQTIVKGDERSLVIASASIVAKVWRDDLILRLALKYPMYNLERNKGYGSQKHLLALQQYGPSPLHRQSFRPCQIKVPNAE is encoded by the coding sequence ATGGTAGAAACATCGCCAACGCCCTTGGAACAATCCAATTGGCTGGAGTTTTCTACCTTGTCGGGGATTCCAGGATTGGTTGCAGGTGTTGATGAAGTCGGGCGAGGCGCTCTATTTGGCCCAGTGGTGGCGGCAGCAGTGATCCTACCAGATCGTGCTTTGCCAATACTGATGGCAGCTAAAATTAAAGACAGTAAAAAGTTGTCTAGTTCTCGGAGAACTCAGCTAGCACAGCAAATTTGTGGGCTGGCTATAGACTGGAAAATTGGGTTTGCTTCTACTGCCGAAATTGACAAGATAAATATTTTGCAAGCGACACTATTAGCAATGAAGCGGGCTGTACTGAAGTTAAAGGTACAGCCTGTACTCTGCTTGGTTGATGGCAATCAGTCAATCAAAGACTTGCTCTTGCCACAACAAACAATAGTTAAGGGAGACGAGCGATCGCTCGTTATTGCCTCTGCTAGTATTGTTGCCAAGGTTTGGCGTGACGATCTGATATTGCGTCTAGCATTAAAATACCCTATGTACAACCTAGAGCGTAACAAGGGTTATGGTAGCCAAAAGCATTTGCTGGCTCTGCAACAATACGGGCCATCGCCCTTACATCGTCAGTCTTTTCGTCCTTGCCAAATCAAAGTACCGAACGCTGAGTGA
- a CDS encoding Rne/Rng family ribonuclease yields the protein MPKQIIIAEQHQIAAVFSEDQIQELVVATGHHQIGDIYLGVVENVLPGIDAAFVNIGDPERNGFIHVTDLGPLKLKRTAAAITELLAPQQKVLVQVMKEPTGTKGPRLTGNITLPGRYVVLMPYGRGVNLSRRIKSESERNRLRALAILVKPAGMGLLVRTEAEGKPEEAIMEDLELLQKQWEAIQQEAHSTRAPALLNRDDDFIQRVLRDMYGADVNRIVVDSSTGLKRVKQYLQNWSGGQTPQGLLIDHHRDRSPILEYFRISAAIREALKPRVDLPSGGYIIIEPTEALTVIDVNSGSFTRSATARETVLWTNCEAATEIARQLRLRNIAGVIVVDFIDMESRRDQLQVLEHFNKGLKADKARPQIAQLTELGLVELTRKRQGQNIYELFGETCPTCGGLGHTVRLPGELENRLPIPAETPERERFVSLPHREPRQPAARIPEPRETYDGFGEAFEGDSESSNLNLINHPSYQELNDNKRRTRTRRSRIGINGLNGKDESRVITNPLSFVNEPDLDLDIESELGVAPEIPSPTLSKPGWNERGERTVERAKVIKAEPVKPVVEPPEIRTVEMSLQEQDMFALMGISPLVKLEQEVKNTKSVIINVIQPGQVRTTPTESISESPVAQKVIPEVIATKLPIPKVIEPEQKSFIEETTEQPELTANPSESLSVKASVNAIADETDANSAVNAIADETDANSAATASRRRRRRSSAIEDN from the coding sequence ATGCCAAAACAAATTATTATTGCGGAGCAGCACCAAATTGCTGCTGTCTTTTCTGAAGATCAAATACAGGAACTCGTTGTTGCCACAGGTCATCACCAAATAGGTGATATCTACTTAGGAGTAGTAGAAAACGTATTACCTGGGATAGATGCAGCTTTTGTGAATATTGGCGACCCAGAGCGCAACGGTTTTATTCACGTCACCGACTTGGGGCCATTGAAGCTAAAGCGTACCGCCGCAGCTATTACAGAACTATTAGCACCCCAACAAAAAGTTTTGGTGCAAGTAATGAAAGAGCCAACGGGGACAAAAGGGCCCAGGCTCACGGGTAACATCACCTTACCCGGACGCTACGTAGTACTGATGCCCTATGGTAGGGGCGTAAATTTATCCCGACGAATTAAAAGTGAAAGCGAGCGCAACCGTTTGCGGGCACTAGCGATTTTAGTCAAACCGGCGGGAATGGGTTTGCTCGTGCGGACAGAAGCCGAGGGCAAACCAGAAGAAGCAATTATGGAAGATTTGGAGTTGCTGCAAAAGCAATGGGAGGCAATCCAGCAGGAAGCCCATTCTACCCGTGCGCCAGCACTACTCAACCGAGACGATGACTTCATTCAGCGCGTATTGCGGGATATGTACGGCGCGGATGTAAATCGGATTGTCGTAGATTCTAGTACTGGCTTGAAGCGCGTGAAGCAGTACTTGCAGAATTGGAGTGGAGGACAAACACCGCAAGGATTGTTAATTGACCATCACCGCGATCGCTCCCCAATTTTAGAGTATTTCCGTATCAGTGCCGCCATTCGAGAAGCCCTGAAACCAAGAGTAGACCTACCATCGGGAGGTTATATCATCATCGAACCAACGGAAGCATTAACCGTAATCGATGTTAACTCAGGTTCCTTCACGCGATCGGCAACAGCCAGAGAAACAGTTTTGTGGACAAACTGCGAAGCTGCAACCGAAATTGCTCGCCAGTTGCGTCTGCGGAATATTGCCGGGGTAATCGTCGTTGATTTTATTGATATGGAATCACGGCGCGACCAACTGCAAGTTCTCGAACACTTTAATAAAGGACTCAAAGCAGACAAAGCTCGTCCCCAGATTGCCCAACTAACCGAACTCGGTTTAGTAGAACTGACCCGCAAACGTCAGGGTCAAAATATTTACGAGTTATTTGGTGAAACTTGTCCCACCTGTGGCGGTTTAGGACATACTGTGCGTTTGCCTGGAGAACTTGAAAACCGATTACCAATACCAGCAGAAACACCAGAGCGTGAGCGCTTTGTATCCCTACCTCACCGAGAACCACGTCAGCCAGCTGCCCGCATCCCAGAACCACGAGAAACCTATGATGGATTTGGGGAAGCATTTGAGGGCGACTCGGAATCGAGTAATTTAAATCTGATCAATCATCCTAGTTATCAAGAACTTAATGATAATAAGCGTCGTACCCGCACTCGCCGTAGTCGAATTGGCATCAATGGGTTAAACGGGAAAGATGAATCTCGCGTTATTACCAATCCACTGTCTTTTGTCAACGAGCCAGATTTAGACCTTGATATAGAATCAGAATTAGGAGTTGCACCAGAAATTCCCTCACCCACCCTTAGTAAACCAGGTTGGAATGAAAGAGGAGAGCGCACTGTAGAGCGTGCTAAAGTTATCAAGGCAGAACCAGTTAAACCAGTGGTAGAACCACCGGAGATTAGAACTGTAGAAATGAGCCTCCAAGAACAGGATATGTTTGCCTTGATGGGAATATCCCCCTTGGTGAAGTTAGAGCAAGAGGTTAAAAATACCAAGTCTGTGATTATTAATGTGATTCAACCTGGTCAAGTGCGAACGACTCCAACTGAATCCATCTCAGAATCACCTGTTGCCCAAAAAGTAATACCTGAAGTAATTGCAACCAAATTACCAATACCAAAAGTTATTGAGCCAGAACAAAAATCTTTCATAGAAGAGACAACTGAACAACCTGAGTTGACTGCCAATCCTTCGGAAAGCTTGTCTGTTAAAGCTTCCGTCAACGCGATCGCAGATGAAACTGATGCCAACAGTGCCGTCAACGCGATCGCAGATGAAACTGATGCCAACAGCGCCGCCACTGCTAGCCGCCGCCGCCGCCGTCGTTCCTCAGCGATCGAGGATAATTAA